In Paenarthrobacter nicotinovorans, one DNA window encodes the following:
- a CDS encoding helix-turn-helix domain-containing protein, producing MRESSEAMRRLGENLRSRRIILGLSQELVAERADVSRSTLMRLEAGEGGKVEHLMTVASVLGVAEDLIGAVDPLNTDLGRARAHLLGRQRAPRKP from the coding sequence GTGAGGGAGAGTAGTGAGGCCATGCGACGACTGGGGGAGAATCTCCGGAGCCGCAGGATCATTCTTGGCTTGTCGCAGGAACTTGTCGCCGAACGGGCCGATGTGTCCCGGTCGACCCTGATGCGCCTGGAGGCCGGTGAAGGCGGGAAGGTCGAGCACCTGATGACGGTTGCGTCGGTGCTCGGCGTCGCCGAAGACCTCATTGGTGCTGTCGATCCGTTGAATACTGATCTTGGCAGGGCGCGGGCGCACCTGCTGGGCCGACAGCGCGCCCCGAGGAAGCCTTAA